One genomic segment of Virgibacillus doumboii includes these proteins:
- a CDS encoding alpha-amylase family glycosyl hydrolase codes for MKRLLIILMAISFSFGLGTPIAAAEENSINSEIIYSILVDRFNNGNPSLQKQVDLDDPLAYHGGDLQGITDKLDSLKELGYTTLVLSPIMKNAPDGYHGYWIEDFFKVDDQYGTMEDLKKLVKEAHKRDMKIILEFVTNYVSLTHPMTEDPEKSDWIKENNEVESFQWLDQAAVLDQTYAEVKQLLKEAADYWIDEADIDGYKFHAADKTNQAFLKELTAHISEKNPDFYMLADILDPENYTGNIVENTEIQAVENNALYEPMANVFSQAGEPVSAVHDAWLQSKQEDGLNYLDNEYTERFTRKLLKNGRSPFTTWKLALTYLYTLPGTPMIFQGSEIPMSTGAFPESQKMVMFNSGDQELSKFINRISSLRAQFPALQKGDYELLDSSGAMSLFKRTYEGESVYIAINNDTESQAISIDGIDSGKQLKGLLGDNLVRVNEQGEFKIGLARETAEVYVVQKDTGLNWLLIGMITGIFAIFIVSVVYLSRKQKKREADA; via the coding sequence ATGAAACGCCTACTCATTATACTTATGGCAATTTCTTTTTCGTTTGGACTGGGAACCCCGATTGCTGCAGCAGAGGAAAATTCAATCAACAGTGAAATTATTTATTCCATTTTAGTTGACCGGTTTAACAATGGTAATCCGTCACTGCAAAAGCAGGTCGATCTTGATGACCCGCTCGCATATCATGGCGGAGATTTACAGGGCATAACAGATAAGTTGGATTCTTTAAAGGAATTAGGTTATACAACGCTGGTGTTATCACCGATTATGAAAAATGCACCTGATGGCTATCACGGCTATTGGATTGAAGATTTTTTTAAAGTTGATGATCAGTATGGCACCATGGAAGATTTAAAAAAATTGGTTAAAGAAGCACATAAACGTGACATGAAAATAATTCTGGAATTTGTCACTAACTATGTTTCATTAACACATCCAATGACAGAAGACCCGGAAAAAAGTGATTGGATCAAAGAAAATAATGAAGTTGAATCGTTCCAATGGCTGGATCAGGCAGCTGTTCTTGATCAAACATATGCGGAAGTAAAGCAGCTTTTGAAGGAAGCAGCCGACTACTGGATTGACGAAGCTGATATTGATGGCTATAAATTTCATGCAGCTGACAAGACAAATCAAGCATTTTTGAAGGAATTAACTGCACACATAAGCGAAAAAAACCCGGATTTTTATATGCTGGCTGACATTCTGGATCCCGAAAATTATACTGGTAATATTGTTGAGAATACAGAAATACAAGCGGTTGAAAACAATGCATTATATGAGCCAATGGCAAATGTATTTTCGCAAGCTGGTGAACCTGTCTCGGCTGTCCATGACGCCTGGTTGCAAAGTAAGCAGGAGGATGGTTTGAACTATCTTGATAACGAGTATACCGAACGTTTCACACGTAAATTGCTTAAAAATGGCAGGAGCCCATTTACTACCTGGAAACTGGCGCTGACCTATTTATACACACTTCCGGGGACACCGATGATTTTTCAAGGTTCGGAAATTCCGATGAGCACTGGTGCTTTTCCAGAAAGTCAGAAGATGGTGATGTTCAATAGCGGCGACCAGGAATTGAGTAAATTCATTAACCGGATTTCTTCATTGCGTGCACAGTTTCCTGCATTGCAAAAAGGTGATTATGAACTGCTCGATTCAAGCGGTGCAATGAGTTTGTTTAAACGCACATATGAAGGTGAATCGGTCTATATTGCCATTAATAATGATACAGAATCACAGGCGATTTCAATTGATGGAATAGATTCCGGCAAGCAGTTGAAAGGTTTGCTTGGTGATAATCTTGTACGGGTGAATGAACAAGGAGAATTCAAAATCGGTCTTGCACGTGAAACGGCCGAAGTTTATGTGGTACAAAAAGATACGGGGCTTAACTGGCTTTTAATTGGTATGATAACTGGTATTTTTGCCATATTCATTGTATCGGTTGTCTATTTAAGCAGAAAGCAAAAAAAGAGAGAAGCTGACGCATGA
- the yppF gene encoding YppF family protein: MSIFELITIFEMERNQPPESINALLDFYQQKYIASEIDINEYRKIYYYLHRQGAISAHELA; the protein is encoded by the coding sequence ATGAGTATATTTGAACTAATCACGATTTTTGAAATGGAACGAAACCAGCCACCAGAGTCAATTAATGCCCTTTTGGATTTCTATCAGCAAAAATACATCGCGAGTGAAATTGACATAAATGAGTATCGGAAAATCTATTATTATTTGCACCGGCAAGGAGCTATTTCAGCCCATGAACTTGCATGA
- a CDS encoding hemerythrin domain-containing protein — protein MSGPALRKADSHALIHEAALQEARELTNLLGNLLMEGDVDRALETAYITLEHWETRTLAHADAEERGLYKEISESSPELKDNIVALTRDHDLLRYICWEIKDILENGGIGDGILQRFQALILVDELHNKEEERVLPEH, from the coding sequence ATGTCAGGACCAGCACTTAGAAAGGCTGATAGTCATGCGCTGATTCACGAAGCTGCTCTACAGGAGGCAAGAGAACTGACAAACCTCCTGGGGAATCTGTTGATGGAGGGAGACGTGGATCGCGCATTGGAAACTGCTTATATTACGTTGGAACATTGGGAAACTCGTACCCTCGCACATGCAGATGCGGAGGAAAGAGGTTTATATAAAGAAATCTCGGAAAGTTCACCGGAGTTAAAAGACAATATTGTTGCTTTAACCAGGGACCATGATTTATTACGGTACATATGCTGGGAAATTAAGGACATATTAGAAAATGGTGGAATCGGTGATGGTATTCTACAACGGTTCCAGGCTCTGATACTTGTGGATGAGTTACACAACAAGGAAGAGGAGCGGGTATTGCCCGAACATTAA
- a CDS encoding NAD(P)/FAD-dependent oxidoreductase: MSNQHDVYDVTIIGGGPVGLFTAFYSGMREMKTKIIEYLPFLGGKVPYFYPEKIIRDIGGIANISGEKLTDQLIEQAMTFNPAVVLGEQCTNMKKLDDGTFMLTSDNGAKHYTRTVILATGFGTLNSVKLDLPEASQFEAGNLHYTIRRLENFRGKRVLISGGGNSAVDWANELESIAEQVALVYRKTDFPGIENSVSKMKNASVDVKTPYVVHRLTGENGHITNIMVKNLQTGEVETLEVDALIVNHGFEIALGPVAEWGMEMADGTIAVNGQMTTSVPGIFAVGDIANYNHKLQLIAGGFNEGPIAVNSAKLHIQPEKELSHLFSTNYDFSD; the protein is encoded by the coding sequence ATGTCCAATCAGCATGACGTATATGACGTTACCATTATCGGCGGCGGGCCTGTCGGGTTATTTACCGCCTTTTACAGTGGAATGCGCGAAATGAAGACGAAAATTATTGAATACCTGCCTTTTTTAGGCGGTAAAGTACCATATTTTTACCCTGAAAAAATAATTCGTGATATTGGCGGTATAGCTAATATATCCGGGGAAAAACTGACCGATCAATTGATTGAGCAGGCCATGACATTTAATCCAGCTGTTGTGCTTGGAGAACAATGCACGAATATGAAAAAGCTTGATGACGGTACATTTATGTTAACCAGTGATAATGGAGCAAAACATTATACACGAACGGTAATCCTTGCAACTGGTTTTGGAACATTAAACTCAGTGAAACTGGATCTGCCTGAAGCGAGTCAATTTGAAGCAGGAAATTTGCATTATACGATTAGGCGTCTGGAAAATTTCCGCGGAAAACGCGTACTCATTTCCGGTGGTGGAAATTCAGCGGTTGACTGGGCGAATGAACTGGAATCCATCGCTGAACAAGTAGCATTGGTCTATCGGAAGACCGATTTTCCTGGTATTGAAAACAGTGTTTCGAAAATGAAGAACGCCTCTGTCGATGTTAAAACACCATACGTTGTTCATCGTCTGACAGGTGAGAATGGTCATATTACAAATATAATGGTAAAAAATCTGCAAACGGGTGAGGTGGAAACCCTGGAAGTGGATGCATTGATTGTCAACCATGGATTTGAAATAGCACTTGGCCCTGTTGCGGAGTGGGGAATGGAAATGGCAGATGGCACCATTGCAGTAAACGGGCAAATGACCACATCAGTACCGGGGATATTTGCGGTAGGGGACATTGCGAACTATAATCACAAACTGCAGTTAATTGCCGGCGGTTTTAATGAGGGACCAATCGCTGTAAACAGTGCGAAACTGCATATTCAACCGGAAAAAGAATTATCCCATTTATTCTCCACTAATTATGACTTTTCGGATTGA
- a CDS encoding nitrate reductase molybdenum cofactor assembly chaperone, with protein MESYKADLLMIASRMLSYPSGKDEEDVRDCVEGLDTLDTIKKIVRNAADSVYRIPLHDLREIYVSTFDLKEKAGLYLSAHEFGDSPKRGAALIKLQKTVNEAGYERVDDELADYIPMLYELVAITNNQIRHTRLISRLAAATQRIYNHLPDDSPYYPIFSVLMQYVLDTPSKVELEKLEQQREKADLEELPYPIMYN; from the coding sequence ATGGAAAGTTACAAAGCAGATTTGTTAATGATTGCATCACGAATGCTCAGCTATCCCTCCGGTAAGGATGAGGAAGATGTCAGAGATTGTGTGGAGGGATTGGACACGTTGGACACGATTAAAAAAATAGTCAGGAATGCGGCGGATTCTGTCTATCGTATTCCATTGCATGATTTACGGGAAATCTATGTGTCGACGTTTGATTTAAAGGAAAAGGCTGGATTATACCTTTCTGCGCACGAGTTTGGTGATAGTCCCAAGCGTGGAGCAGCTTTAATTAAGCTTCAAAAAACAGTAAATGAAGCAGGTTATGAACGAGTCGATGATGAATTGGCTGATTATATCCCGATGCTGTATGAACTGGTGGCAATTACCAATAATCAAATTCGCCATACACGGCTGATCAGCCGGTTGGCTGCTGCAACACAGCGAATCTATAATCACTTACCTGATGACAGCCCGTATTATCCAATTTTTTCAGTTTTAATGCAGTATGTTTTAGATACACCATCAAAAGTAGAACTGGAAAAACTGGAGCAGCAGCGGGAAAAAGCTGATCTGGAAGAATTACCTTACCCGATCATGTATAACTAG
- a CDS encoding FecCD family ABC transporter permease → MKAVFKKKTGRFTSIIFLLLLLIGVMFFITLSTGVVKISPIDVVHTLLGQGTAKQNLVLFDFRLPGIVLALLIGTGLAVSGVILQGVTQNDLADPGILGINTGAGLAVVLYIFFIQDSLSGDFSVFIMPLFALLGALFAAFLIYTLAWKNGVNPIRLVLVGIGVNAGFSAALVILQLKMNPQDFRQATVWLSGDIWNASWTFVLALLPWILILVPYALQKANSLNVLTLGDDIAAGLGSKVERERRILLVIAVALAGASVAAGGAIAFLGLVVPHVARKIIGPMHQYIIPISALIGALLLMVADTIGKNLLSPTEIPVGIVVAILSAPYFIYLLIKTK, encoded by the coding sequence ATGAAGGCGGTATTCAAAAAGAAGACCGGAAGATTTACCAGTATTATTTTTCTATTATTGCTGTTGATAGGTGTCATGTTCTTTATTACATTGAGTACCGGGGTTGTTAAAATATCCCCAATTGATGTAGTACATACATTACTTGGCCAGGGAACAGCTAAGCAAAATCTTGTGTTATTTGACTTCCGTTTACCGGGTATTGTTCTGGCATTATTAATTGGTACAGGGCTCGCGGTTTCCGGAGTAATCCTGCAGGGGGTAACACAAAATGACCTGGCAGACCCAGGTATTTTAGGAATTAATACAGGAGCAGGACTTGCGGTTGTATTATATATTTTCTTTATACAGGATTCATTATCCGGAGATTTTTCTGTCTTTATAATGCCATTGTTTGCCTTGCTGGGGGCTCTGTTTGCGGCCTTTTTAATTTATACGCTGGCATGGAAAAACGGAGTTAATCCAATCCGGTTAGTACTTGTAGGGATTGGTGTCAATGCCGGATTCAGTGCAGCACTGGTCATTCTTCAGTTGAAAATGAATCCCCAAGACTTTCGACAGGCCACTGTCTGGTTATCCGGTGATATATGGAATGCCAGCTGGACCTTTGTGCTTGCTCTATTGCCCTGGATTCTTATTCTCGTTCCATATGCCCTTCAGAAAGCAAATTCGCTGAACGTATTGACGCTCGGTGACGACATTGCTGCGGGACTGGGCTCAAAAGTAGAAAGAGAGCGGCGTATACTGCTTGTTATTGCAGTTGCCCTGGCAGGAGCCAGTGTTGCAGCCGGCGGGGCAATTGCCTTTCTGGGGCTTGTCGTACCACATGTTGCACGGAAAATTATCGGGCCGATGCACCAATACATCATTCCAATTTCTGCACTGATTGGTGCCCTGCTTTTAATGGTGGCTGATACAATTGGAAAGAATTTGTTATCACCAACGGAAATACCGGTTGGAATTGTTGTAGCAATTCTCAGTGCACCATATTTTATCTATTTATTGATCAAAACCAAGTAA
- the narH gene encoding nitrate reductase subunit beta, with product MRVKSQVAMVMHLDKCIGCHTCSVTCKTTWTNRPGTEYMWFNNVETRPGVGYPQEWENQDYYKGGWELKNGKLRLKAGGPVTKLMNIFYNPNMGSMDDYYEPWTYDYEHLIKSPKSEHLPVAKPKSLITGDYMDKPEWGSNWDDDLAGGSEVVERDPTVKKLQDHIAMEYEKTFMMYLPRICEHCLNPSCVASCPSGALYKRDEDGIVLVDQEECRGWRFCMNGCPYNKVYYNWNTHKAEKCNFCYPRTEAGLPTICSETCVGKIRYIGVVLYDADKVKEAASVEDPQDLYEAQLSCFLDPFDPEVIKEAEESGINNEWIKGAQNSPIYKMAMKWKIALPLHPEYRTLPMVWYVPPLSPIMNHITNEQELNTDGYIPAVDQMRIPVEYLASILSAGDTSVIRKVLLKMTAMRVHMRSVNVGGVDDLRKSKLLEEAGTDIETLEEMARLLGVAKYDERFVIPTGRREMDDDLHYRQGSCSIEELAPPEGMVTYPFERGS from the coding sequence TTGAGGGTTAAATCACAGGTTGCGATGGTTATGCACCTGGATAAATGTATCGGCTGCCACACATGTTCGGTTACCTGTAAAACGACGTGGACAAATCGACCGGGAACGGAATACATGTGGTTTAATAATGTCGAAACAAGACCAGGTGTCGGCTACCCGCAGGAATGGGAGAATCAGGATTATTACAAAGGCGGCTGGGAATTAAAGAATGGAAAGCTCCGTCTTAAAGCGGGCGGACCGGTAACCAAGCTGATGAATATTTTTTACAATCCAAATATGGGTTCGATGGACGATTACTATGAACCCTGGACATATGATTACGAACATTTGATCAAAAGTCCGAAGTCGGAACATCTCCCTGTAGCAAAACCAAAGTCTCTGATTACCGGTGATTACATGGACAAACCGGAATGGGGATCAAACTGGGACGACGATCTTGCTGGTGGAAGTGAAGTTGTTGAGCGCGATCCTACTGTTAAAAAACTGCAGGACCATATCGCGATGGAATATGAAAAAACATTCATGATGTATCTGCCAAGGATTTGTGAACATTGCCTGAACCCGTCGTGTGTCGCGTCCTGTCCGTCAGGTGCATTATACAAACGCGATGAAGACGGTATTGTATTGGTGGATCAGGAAGAATGCCGGGGCTGGCGTTTCTGTATGAATGGCTGCCCCTATAACAAGGTTTATTATAACTGGAATACACACAAGGCGGAAAAGTGTAATTTCTGTTATCCACGAACGGAAGCAGGACTTCCGACGATATGTTCAGAAACATGTGTCGGCAAAATTCGTTACATTGGTGTTGTGCTTTATGACGCCGACAAGGTAAAGGAAGCTGCGTCCGTTGAAGACCCGCAGGATTTATATGAAGCACAGCTATCCTGTTTTCTGGATCCATTTGATCCGGAAGTGATAAAAGAGGCGGAAGAATCCGGTATTAATAACGAATGGATTAAAGGGGCGCAAAATTCACCAATTTATAAAATGGCGATGAAGTGGAAAATTGCTCTCCCGCTGCATCCTGAATACCGGACATTGCCGATGGTCTGGTATGTTCCGCCACTCAGCCCAATCATGAATCATATTACCAACGAACAGGAGTTAAACACGGACGGATATATTCCTGCAGTCGATCAGATGCGAATTCCGGTTGAATATCTGGCATCGATCCTTTCGGCGGGAGATACCAGCGTCATTCGGAAAGTACTCCTGAAGATGACAGCTATGCGTGTGCATATGCGTTCTGTCAATGTTGGCGGAGTTGATGATTTGCGAAAAAGCAAATTGCTGGAAGAAGCCGGGACTGACATTGAAACGTTAGAAGAAATGGCGCGTTTATTGGGTGTGGCAAAATATGATGAACGGTTTGTTATTCCGACCGGGCGCAGAGAAATGGACGATGACCTGCATTATCGACAGGGGTCATGCAGTATTGAAGAGCTTGCACCGCCTGAAGGCATGGTAACCTATCCATTCGAAAGGGGCAGTTAA
- a CDS encoding nitrate reductase subunit alpha — MESRKNKLFEHLKFLKPGQRINDGWTEESPRQRKWEKMYRNRWGHDKVVRSTHGVNCTGSCSWKIYVKDGIITSETQQTDYPTNGSDFPEYEPRGCPRGASFSWYTYSPVRVKYPYVRSDLYRLWKEERDAGHDPVTAWKNITSDPEKRKQYVRTRGKGGFVRANWRDSCEMIASALIHTIKKYGPDRVTGFSPIPAMSMVSYSAGTRFLSFLGGNILSFYDWYADLPPASPQVWGDQTDVPESADWYNTKYFIIWGTNLPQTRTPDAHFMVESRYNGTKVVGVSPDYSDYEKFADIWLPARAGTDGALAMAMTHVILKEFYVNDPTPYFMKYAKKFTDLPFLITVDEKDGEYRSGRFLHSSDLNNDEKQGDWKTVVWDLNKNGAVVPNGTQGHRWDGGNKWNLKLEKEDGSTINPELTFLHMSDETAQVEFPYFAKEHGDIVRRGVPVKYIKDKDGNTLRVTTVYDLMMAHTGVSRGLPGDYPTDYNDPKPYTPAWQESITGVKKQHVIQVAREFADNANRTEGKSMIAMGGGTNHWFHSDQIYRSILNLVMLTGSQGVNGGGWAHYVGQEKVRPLEGWQVVAFGKDWGYPARLQNGTSFFYFATDQYRYEERDVMKDTAWGGKYNDMHPADINALAARLGWLPSYPQFSQNSIDLVKEAREGGAETNQQIIDSVVNKVKNGEIDWSIENPDDPRNFPRVFFNWRSNLLGDSGKGHEYFVKHLIGGDDQVMAESETSWRPETINVNDDAAEGKTDLFVSIDFRMTSSGLFSDIVLPTATWYEKFDLSTTDLHPFIHPFNAAISPPWEAKSDWDGFREIAKVFSELAEEHLPGEIEEIVTSPLGHDSQDEIAQPNGKILDWRKGETEAIPGKTMPNFSVVKRDYPNVYQKMTTIGPDLKKGYGGKGVSFPGEKVYEELKQRLGVSKRDGIGKGHPDLYKDVKAIESILLMSGASNGRRAVEGWKSLEAKTGQQLTEIAQGHEEDAFTLADITAQPRQTISSPMWSGMEKDGRRYSPFTVNTEYSIPWRTLTGRQSFYLDHEMMLDFGEGLPTYLPPVNKGPYVKGEDEPKHQDKSITVRYLTPHQKWGIHTMFTESMPMVQLFRGWQVVWMNEKDGHSIGLKDNDWIEVYNRNGAISARVILTYRMPRGTAYMYHAQDRTMGVPGTTVTKKRGGTHNSVTRITTKPTHMIGGYAQLSYGFNYYGPTGSQRDTIAIIKPMKEVNWLEG, encoded by the coding sequence ATGGAAAGTAGAAAAAATAAGCTGTTCGAGCATTTGAAGTTTTTGAAACCGGGTCAGCGCATAAATGATGGCTGGACCGAGGAAAGTCCGCGTCAGCGAAAATGGGAAAAAATGTACCGAAACAGGTGGGGGCATGACAAGGTTGTCCGGTCGACACATGGTGTTAATTGTACCGGTTCCTGCAGCTGGAAGATTTACGTTAAGGACGGGATTATTACGTCGGAAACACAACAAACAGACTACCCGACAAATGGTTCCGATTTTCCGGAGTATGAACCGCGAGGATGCCCAAGGGGGGCAAGCTTTTCCTGGTATACGTACAGTCCTGTCCGGGTTAAATATCCCTATGTCCGCAGTGATCTGTACCGTCTTTGGAAGGAAGAGCGTGATGCAGGACATGACCCTGTCACGGCTTGGAAAAATATTACGAGTGACCCTGAAAAACGAAAGCAATATGTTCGGACACGAGGAAAAGGCGGTTTTGTCAGGGCAAATTGGCGGGATTCCTGTGAAATGATCGCAAGTGCCCTGATACATACCATCAAAAAATATGGACCTGACCGTGTGACAGGATTCAGTCCGATTCCGGCGATGTCGATGGTCAGTTATTCCGCCGGGACAAGATTTTTGTCCTTCCTCGGTGGCAATATTTTAAGTTTTTATGATTGGTATGCCGATCTTCCGCCGGCATCCCCGCAGGTTTGGGGGGATCAGACAGATGTACCGGAGAGTGCGGATTGGTACAATACCAAATATTTTATAATCTGGGGGACAAATTTACCGCAAACGAGGACTCCGGACGCCCACTTTATGGTTGAATCACGATACAACGGGACAAAAGTAGTTGGCGTCAGTCCGGATTATTCCGATTATGAAAAATTTGCCGATATTTGGCTTCCGGCCAGGGCAGGAACAGACGGTGCACTGGCGATGGCAATGACACATGTGATCCTGAAAGAGTTTTATGTGAATGATCCGACACCATACTTCATGAAATACGCGAAAAAATTCACCGATCTTCCATTTCTGATTACAGTCGATGAAAAAGATGGTGAATACCGTTCCGGGCGTTTTCTGCATTCCTCAGACCTGAATAATGATGAAAAGCAGGGTGATTGGAAAACGGTTGTCTGGGATTTAAATAAAAATGGAGCGGTCGTTCCGAATGGTACGCAGGGACATCGCTGGGACGGCGGAAACAAGTGGAATCTGAAGCTTGAAAAGGAAGATGGGTCGACCATAAACCCTGAATTAACCTTTTTGCATATGTCGGACGAAACAGCACAGGTTGAGTTTCCGTATTTCGCCAAGGAACATGGAGATATTGTACGGCGGGGTGTACCGGTGAAATATATCAAAGACAAGGATGGAAATACACTCCGGGTTACAACTGTTTATGACTTAATGATGGCACATACAGGTGTCAGTCGCGGGCTTCCTGGGGATTATCCAACTGATTATAATGATCCGAAACCTTATACCCCTGCATGGCAGGAGAGTATTACCGGTGTTAAAAAGCAGCACGTAATCCAGGTTGCAAGAGAATTTGCTGATAATGCCAATCGGACGGAAGGAAAATCAATGATTGCAATGGGTGGCGGAACAAATCATTGGTTCCACAGTGATCAGATTTACCGCTCCATTTTAAATCTTGTAATGCTGACAGGCTCGCAAGGTGTCAATGGCGGTGGCTGGGCCCATTATGTCGGACAGGAAAAGGTTCGTCCGCTTGAGGGCTGGCAGGTGGTTGCATTTGGAAAAGACTGGGGCTATCCGGCCAGACTGCAAAATGGGACGTCCTTCTTTTATTTTGCAACGGACCAGTACCGTTATGAGGAACGGGATGTTATGAAAGACACAGCATGGGGCGGCAAATATAACGACATGCACCCGGCTGATATTAACGCGTTGGCAGCCCGACTTGGCTGGTTGCCGTCATACCCGCAGTTCTCACAAAATTCGATTGACCTTGTAAAAGAAGCGAGAGAAGGCGGTGCTGAAACCAACCAGCAAATAATCGACTCAGTTGTTAATAAAGTGAAAAATGGCGAGATTGACTGGTCAATCGAAAACCCGGACGATCCACGAAACTTTCCAAGGGTTTTCTTTAACTGGCGCTCGAATTTACTTGGAGACAGTGGAAAAGGACACGAATACTTTGTGAAGCATTTAATTGGTGGTGACGACCAGGTAATGGCGGAGTCAGAAACGTCATGGCGGCCGGAAACAATCAATGTTAACGATGATGCTGCGGAAGGGAAGACCGATTTATTTGTAAGTATCGACTTTCGGATGACAAGTTCAGGACTGTTTTCGGATATTGTTCTTCCAACAGCGACATGGTATGAAAAGTTCGACCTTAGTACAACGGACCTTCATCCGTTTATCCATCCTTTTAATGCGGCCATTTCCCCACCATGGGAAGCAAAGAGTGACTGGGATGGATTCCGTGAAATTGCTAAAGTATTCTCGGAACTTGCCGAGGAACATTTACCGGGTGAAATAGAGGAAATCGTAACCTCCCCATTAGGTCATGATTCACAGGATGAAATCGCTCAGCCGAACGGTAAGATTTTAGACTGGCGTAAAGGGGAAACGGAAGCGATTCCAGGTAAGACGATGCCAAACTTCTCAGTCGTCAAACGGGATTATCCGAATGTTTACCAAAAAATGACGACGATTGGCCCTGATTTGAAAAAAGGGTATGGAGGAAAAGGCGTCTCATTTCCTGGAGAGAAAGTTTATGAAGAACTGAAACAACGCCTCGGTGTCTCGAAACGGGATGGGATCGGAAAAGGCCATCCGGATCTATATAAGGATGTGAAAGCAATTGAATCAATCCTGCTCATGTCCGGTGCTTCCAATGGCAGACGTGCTGTAGAAGGGTGGAAATCACTGGAAGCAAAAACAGGACAGCAATTAACTGAAATTGCACAAGGGCACGAGGAAGACGCTTTTACATTGGCAGACATCACAGCACAGCCGCGTCAGACGATTTCATCACCAATGTGGAGCGGCATGGAGAAAGATGGACGACGGTATTCCCCTTTCACAGTTAATACCGAGTACAGTATTCCGTGGCGGACACTGACCGGCAGACAAAGCTTTTACCTTGACCACGAAATGATGCTTGATTTCGGGGAAGGACTGCCAACATATCTTCCGCCGGTTAACAAAGGACCATATGTAAAAGGTGAAGACGAACCGAAACATCAGGATAAATCCATTACGGTCCGGTATTTGACCCCGCATCAGAAATGGGGAATCCATACAATGTTCACCGAATCAATGCCAATGGTACAGCTATTCCGTGGCTGGCAGGTAGTCTGGATGAATGAAAAAGATGGACATTCGATTGGATTAAAGGATAACGACTGGATAGAGGTATACAACCGGAATGGTGCGATTTCCGCCAGAGTTATATTGACATACCGGATGCCGCGGGGAACGGCATATATGTATCACGCACAGGACCGGACGATGGGCGTTCCGGGGACAACTGTTACCAAAAAACGGGGTGGGACCCATAACAGTGTTACCCGGATAACGACAAAGCCGACCCATATGATCGGTGGTTATGCCCAACTGAGTTACGGATTTAACTACTACGGTCCGACCGGAAGCCAGCGGGATACAATCGCTATTATTAAACCAATGAAGGAGGTTAATTGGCTTGAGGGTTAA
- the narI gene encoding respiratory nitrate reductase subunit gamma: MAEIFWWVIFPYITLTIMLFGSIYRFAFRQLTWVAPSTEFFEKRWLRIGSPLFHYGLLFAFIGHVMGMVIPAGFYRSLGVTDHMYHVLAIWAGGAAGLMVVVGAVILLIRKMTYNRVRVHATFADYFSVISLIIVAGIGVYMTLIYNTTVVAYEYRDTIGPWFRSLFVFRPQYQLMGAVPFIFQVHVVTAFALFASIPFTRLIHFYSLPLHYLGRAPQQYRSRSAYKSKGL, encoded by the coding sequence ATGGCAGAAATATTCTGGTGGGTGATTTTTCCATACATTACACTAACAATCATGCTTTTCGGAAGTATTTACCGGTTTGCATTCCGCCAGTTAACTTGGGTAGCGCCATCAACCGAATTTTTTGAAAAAAGATGGCTTCGGATTGGTTCGCCTTTGTTTCATTATGGACTGCTGTTTGCGTTTATTGGTCACGTGATGGGTATGGTAATTCCGGCTGGATTTTACCGCTCGCTTGGTGTGACTGATCATATGTATCATGTCCTGGCAATTTGGGCTGGAGGAGCAGCTGGATTAATGGTTGTAGTCGGAGCGGTTATTTTGCTGATACGTAAAATGACGTACAACCGTGTCCGGGTTCACGCCACATTTGCTGATTATTTTTCCGTAATCAGTCTGATCATTGTGGCGGGCATTGGCGTTTATATGACACTGATCTATAATACAACCGTTGTTGCCTATGAATACCGCGATACAATAGGTCCATGGTTCCGCAGTTTATTTGTGTTCCGGCCCCAGTATCAGTTAATGGGCGCGGTTCCGTTCATATTTCAGGTTCATGTGGTTACAGCATTTGCACTGTTCGCATCCATTCCATTCACACGGCTGATTCATTTTTACAGTTTACCGTTACATTATCTGGGACGTGCACCTCAGCAATATCGTTCACGATCCGCGTATAAAAGTAAAGGACTTTAG